One segment of Bradyrhizobium sp. CB2312 DNA contains the following:
- a CDS encoding substrate-binding domain-containing protein, protein MAVRRLSALLALLCGLAVAASSAEDRSIVLATTASTQESGLLDYLLPIFRDKTGIDVTVIARRADEVLEGARRGEADAVLMHARPQEEKFVADGFASKRYDVMYNDYLLIGPKSDPAGVKGKDIATALKAIEAKGAPFVTRGDRSGTHAAELALWIIAGIDIASAKGAWYREARQGMNAALEAARAANAYVLSDRGSWIAFKERGDLDIVVEGDKRLLNQYGVMLVNPEKFPDVKKELGQTFVDWLTSPEGQAAIAGYKVDGQQLFFPNADRSGG, encoded by the coding sequence ATGGCCGTTCGCCGCCTCTCCGCTCTGCTTGCGCTTCTCTGCGGCCTTGCCGTTGCGGCGTCATCCGCGGAGGACCGCTCGATCGTGCTGGCGACGACCGCATCGACACAGGAGTCCGGCCTGCTCGACTATCTCCTGCCGATCTTTCGCGACAAGACCGGCATCGACGTCACCGTGATCGCGCGGCGCGCCGACGAGGTGCTCGAGGGCGCACGTCGGGGCGAAGCCGACGCGGTGCTGATGCATGCGCGACCGCAAGAGGAGAAATTCGTCGCCGACGGTTTTGCATCGAAGCGCTACGACGTGATGTACAATGACTATCTGCTGATCGGGCCGAAGAGCGATCCCGCCGGCGTGAAGGGCAAGGACATCGCGACCGCGCTGAAGGCGATCGAGGCCAAGGGCGCGCCGTTCGTGACGCGCGGAGATCGCTCGGGCACCCACGCAGCCGAGCTCGCGCTCTGGATCATCGCCGGCATCGACATCGCAAGCGCCAAGGGCGCCTGGTATCGCGAGGCGAGGCAGGGCATGAACGCGGCGCTCGAGGCCGCGCGCGCCGCGAATGCCTATGTGCTGTCCGATCGCGGCAGCTGGATCGCCTTCAAGGAGCGCGGCGATCTCGACATTGTCGTCGAAGGCGACAAGCGGCTGCTCAACCAGTACGGCGTGATGCTGGTCAATCCCGAGAAGTTTCCCGACGTGAAGAAGGAGCTGGGGCAGACCTTCGTCGACTGGCTGACCTCGCCGGAGGGGCAGGCCGCGATCGCCGGCTACAAGGTCGACGGACAGCAGCTGTTCTTTCCGAATGCGGACAGGTCGGGCGGCTGA
- a CDS encoding molybdopterin-binding protein: MTQRLPPSLTSLDVALAALLRGVDPLAPVELPLTEAVGCIAAGTPLLPAYPSHDVAATDGWALCANDLVGASAYSPLPLATAPAWVEAGDAMPGGCDCVLDADAVEVSGPLVQVLAEGVPGQGVRRAGSDVADRTPDGRQGHSVNVADLLIARIAGLEKLSVRRPRLRIVNVPGATATAHMIAGIARAAGLDVTTFEADARDQASIAAALDTSSCDVMVTIGGSGVGRLDAAIVALAQRGDVLAHGLALQPGRTAAVARLGKVPAVALPGSPDHALAGWLALVLPLVDRLAARQPRRQVTLPLAQKIASSVGIAEIALLVEEHKTWMPIAVGEWPLQAIARAGAWLLIPGSHEGFAAGAPVDAYLMRE; the protein is encoded by the coding sequence ATGACCCAGCGCCTGCCGCCCTCGCTCACATCGCTCGACGTCGCGCTCGCCGCGTTGCTGCGCGGTGTTGATCCGCTTGCGCCGGTGGAATTGCCGCTGACCGAAGCGGTCGGCTGCATCGCGGCGGGCACTCCGCTGCTCCCAGCCTATCCGTCTCACGACGTCGCCGCCACAGACGGCTGGGCGCTATGCGCCAACGATCTCGTCGGCGCGTCCGCCTATTCGCCACTGCCTCTGGCAACGGCCCCCGCTTGGGTCGAGGCCGGTGATGCAATGCCTGGGGGATGCGACTGCGTGCTCGATGCCGATGCGGTCGAGGTGTCGGGGCCGCTGGTTCAGGTGCTGGCCGAGGGCGTGCCGGGGCAAGGCGTCAGGCGTGCCGGCAGCGATGTCGCGGACCGCACGCCCGACGGGAGACAGGGACATTCGGTCAATGTGGCTGATCTGCTCATCGCGCGCATCGCGGGCTTGGAAAAGCTCAGCGTGCGGCGCCCGCGGCTGCGCATCGTCAATGTGCCGGGCGCAACGGCAACGGCGCATATGATCGCCGGGATCGCGCGAGCAGCGGGACTGGACGTGACGACGTTCGAGGCCGACGCGCGCGATCAGGCATCGATTGCCGCTGCGCTCGATACCTCCTCCTGCGATGTGATGGTGACCATCGGTGGCAGCGGGGTCGGCCGCCTGGATGCCGCCATCGTGGCGCTGGCCCAGCGCGGCGATGTGCTCGCCCATGGCCTCGCGCTCCAACCCGGACGCACCGCCGCCGTGGCGCGGCTTGGCAAGGTTCCCGCAGTGGCCCTGCCGGGATCGCCAGATCATGCGCTCGCGGGCTGGCTCGCGCTGGTGCTTCCGCTGGTCGATCGTCTGGCGGCGCGCCAGCCGCGCCGGCAGGTGACCTTGCCGCTCGCGCAAAAAATTGCATCCAGCGTCGGCATCGCCGAGATCGCGCTGCTGGTTGAGGAACATAAGACATGGATGCCGATTGCGGTCGGCGAGTGGCCGCTCCAGGCGATCGCCCGTGCGGGTGCATGGCTGCTCATTCCCGGCAGCCACGAAGGATTTGCAGCGGGCGCGCCGGTCGATGCTTATCTGATGCGGGAGTGA
- a CDS encoding ABC transporter substrate-binding protein, whose product MNPARFGLPVAAALVAALVPGAAMAQVSDNVVKIGVLTDMNGPASAPTGQGSVTAAQMAIDDFGGTVLGKPISIVIGDHQLKADIGASLARRWYDVDQVDLIVDVPVSAVGLAVQNIANEKKKLFITHSTGTADFHGKFCSPYAMQWVFDTRALAVGTADAVVKRGGDSWFFITDDYAFGHSLERDASSVITANGGKVLGSVKPPLATPDLSSFVLQAQASKAKIIGIAAGPPNNMNEIKTGSEFGVFKGGQQMAALLALITDIHGLGLQAAQGLLLTTSFYWDMDDKTREWSKRYFAKMNKMPSMWQAGVYSSVIHYLNAIKDAGTDDPLKVAAKMREKPVEDFFARNGRIREDNLMVHDLWLVQVKTPEESKYPWDYYKILTTISGEKAFGPPDPACALVKK is encoded by the coding sequence GTGAACCCAGCGAGATTTGGACTGCCGGTCGCGGCCGCCTTGGTGGCAGCGCTAGTGCCGGGTGCCGCAATGGCGCAGGTGTCCGACAACGTCGTCAAGATCGGCGTGCTCACCGACATGAACGGCCCCGCCTCGGCGCCGACCGGCCAGGGATCGGTGACCGCGGCGCAGATGGCGATCGACGATTTTGGCGGCACCGTGCTCGGCAAGCCGATCAGCATCGTGATCGGCGACCACCAGCTCAAGGCCGACATCGGTGCTTCGCTCGCGCGGCGCTGGTACGACGTCGACCAGGTCGATCTGATCGTCGACGTGCCGGTCTCCGCCGTCGGCCTCGCGGTGCAGAACATCGCCAACGAGAAGAAGAAGCTGTTCATCACCCACTCCACCGGCACCGCGGATTTCCACGGCAAGTTCTGCTCGCCTTACGCGATGCAGTGGGTGTTCGACACCCGCGCGCTCGCGGTCGGCACCGCGGATGCGGTGGTGAAGCGCGGCGGCGACAGCTGGTTCTTCATCACCGACGACTACGCCTTCGGTCACTCCCTCGAACGCGATGCTTCCAGCGTCATCACCGCTAATGGTGGCAAGGTGCTGGGCTCGGTGAAGCCGCCGCTGGCAACGCCCGACCTCTCCTCCTTCGTGCTGCAGGCGCAGGCCTCCAAGGCCAAGATCATCGGCATTGCGGCAGGCCCGCCCAACAACATGAACGAGATCAAGACCGGCTCGGAGTTCGGCGTGTTCAAGGGCGGCCAGCAGATGGCGGCGCTGCTGGCGCTGATCACCGACATCCACGGCCTCGGCCTGCAGGCCGCGCAAGGCCTGCTCCTGACGACGTCGTTCTATTGGGACATGGACGACAAGACCCGCGAATGGTCGAAACGCTATTTCGCCAAGATGAACAAGATGCCGTCGATGTGGCAGGCCGGCGTCTATTCGAGCGTGATCCACTATCTCAACGCCATCAAGGACGCCGGCACCGACGATCCGCTCAAGGTCGCGGCGAAGATGCGCGAGAAGCCGGTCGAGGATTTCTTTGCCCGCAACGGCAGGATCCGCGAGGACAATCTGATGGTGCACGATCTCTGGCTGGTGCAGGTGAAGACGCCGGAGGAGAGCAAGTATCCGTGGGACTATTACAAGATCCTCACGACCATCTCCGGCGAGAAGGCGTTCGGGCCGCCGGACCCGGCGTGCGCGCTGGTGAAGAAGTGA
- a CDS encoding tyrosine-type recombinase/integrase, with product MPRRSKGARLQLKAARRNKRGKITHQATWIIRDNGRDVGTGCAADEIAAAEEKLRDYISSKHTPKRRVRHIDDIAIADVLSIYLDAQLDKLRCRFNADCENEDTIPDIRKSKKRIERLNEWWGAKMLGEVNGEACRSYTKWRGKKGGARRDLEDLRAAIGHHAAEGFHREIVKISLPERGQPRDQWLTRSDAAKLIWTCWRYREMQKGSRRPTDDLKVPTSKRPLRHLARFILLGIYSGTRAGAIAAASPIPAIGRSYVDLERGRYYRLKQGSAKTNKRQPTVPIPLRLLAHLRRWHRASPEAKHFVEYNGKAVTSVKTAFKSAVRLAGLGPRISPHTLRHTAATWLMQRGTDPWQAAGYLGMSLEVLLNTYGHHHPDYLSDAVEKITSRNPAGERKAHVSGAVIPIRRNGA from the coding sequence ATGCCGCGAAGAAGCAAGGGCGCCAGACTTCAGCTTAAGGCCGCCCGCCGAAACAAGAGGGGAAAGATCACCCACCAAGCAACCTGGATCATCAGAGACAACGGCCGGGATGTCGGCACAGGCTGCGCTGCAGATGAGATTGCGGCCGCGGAGGAAAAACTAAGGGACTACATAAGCTCCAAACATACCCCCAAGCGACGCGTCCGCCACATAGACGATATCGCAATCGCGGATGTCCTCTCGATTTATTTGGATGCACAACTGGACAAGCTTCGCTGTCGTTTCAACGCTGATTGCGAAAATGAGGACACCATCCCCGATATCCGCAAGTCCAAGAAACGAATAGAACGATTAAACGAATGGTGGGGAGCAAAAATGCTTGGCGAGGTCAATGGGGAGGCATGTCGCTCCTACACCAAGTGGCGCGGCAAAAAGGGAGGCGCTCGGCGAGACCTTGAAGACCTACGAGCTGCGATTGGCCACCATGCAGCCGAAGGATTTCACCGGGAAATCGTGAAGATCTCACTACCAGAGCGAGGCCAGCCTCGAGACCAGTGGCTGACGCGGAGCGATGCGGCCAAACTGATTTGGACGTGCTGGCGCTATCGTGAAATGCAGAAGGGCTCGCGTCGGCCGACCGACGACCTGAAGGTCCCGACAAGCAAGCGTCCGCTACGCCATCTTGCACGGTTCATTTTGTTGGGGATCTACAGCGGAACTCGTGCTGGAGCTATCGCAGCTGCATCTCCCATTCCCGCGATTGGTCGCTCTTACGTCGACTTAGAGCGCGGCCGCTACTACCGCCTGAAGCAGGGCAGCGCGAAAACCAACAAACGGCAACCCACCGTGCCGATCCCCTTGCGCTTGCTCGCGCACCTGCGGCGCTGGCACCGAGCTAGTCCAGAGGCGAAGCATTTCGTGGAGTACAATGGGAAGGCTGTGACGTCAGTCAAGACTGCATTCAAGAGTGCAGTCAGGCTCGCAGGCCTCGGCCCGCGAATCTCCCCTCACACTTTGCGGCACACAGCTGCGACTTGGCTCATGCAGAGAGGTACGGACCCTTGGCAGGCAGCTGGCTATCTTGGAATGTCGCTAGAGGTGTTGCTCAACACCTATGGTCATCACCACCCCGATTATTTGTCCGATGCCGTGGAAAAAATCACCAGTCGAAATCCGGCTGGGGAACGAAAAGCCCACGTATCTGGTGCGGTGATTCCGATCCGGCGAAATGGCGCCTGA
- a CDS encoding TAXI family TRAP transporter solute-binding subunit, with the protein MRFAILLLAAVLPFTPAAAQTGGKAIPTTTLSLGTATPGGGFPLYGNAFAEVMNAADPQITITPRNTKGSNENIPLLEKGELDLALVAGEPAYEAFAGIGRVPVRLKILTAIYSNPGMFVVRADSPYKNIRDLVGQPVAFGAKGSGLPILARYVLDGLGLKQDEDFKAIYLDRAGDGPAMVEDGRVAALWGAGIGWPGFAAVASSASGARFIAPSTEEIARIRAKHAFLKPLTVPAGSYPKQSEPIASLGSWSFVLTREDLPDDVAYRLAKTLHGVEATFCKQLAQACETTASNTVAAAPKAELIHPGVMKYFREIGVVK; encoded by the coding sequence ATGAGATTCGCAATTCTCCTTCTCGCAGCGGTGCTGCCCTTCACCCCCGCCGCTGCTCAAACCGGAGGCAAGGCCATTCCGACCACGACACTCAGCCTCGGCACCGCGACGCCCGGCGGCGGCTTCCCGCTCTATGGCAATGCCTTTGCCGAGGTGATGAACGCGGCCGATCCGCAAATCACCATCACGCCGCGCAACACCAAAGGCAGCAACGAGAACATTCCGCTGCTGGAGAAGGGCGAGCTCGATCTCGCTTTGGTCGCGGGCGAGCCGGCCTATGAGGCCTTTGCCGGCATCGGCCGTGTGCCCGTGCGGCTGAAGATCCTCACCGCGATCTATTCCAACCCCGGCATGTTCGTGGTGCGGGCCGACAGTCCCTACAAGAACATCCGCGATCTCGTCGGCCAGCCCGTCGCGTTCGGCGCAAAAGGCTCGGGCCTGCCGATCCTGGCGCGCTACGTGCTCGACGGCCTCGGCCTGAAGCAGGATGAGGATTTCAAGGCCATCTATCTCGACCGCGCCGGCGACGGCCCCGCGATGGTCGAGGACGGCCGCGTTGCCGCGCTCTGGGGCGCCGGCATCGGCTGGCCGGGCTTCGCCGCGGTTGCCTCGAGCGCGTCAGGCGCGCGCTTCATCGCGCCGAGCACTGAAGAGATCGCGCGCATCCGCGCCAAGCATGCGTTCCTGAAGCCGCTGACCGTGCCGGCCGGCTCCTATCCCAAGCAGAGCGAGCCGATCGCCTCGCTCGGCTCCTGGAGTTTCGTCCTCACGCGCGAGGACCTGCCCGACGATGTCGCCTATCGACTGGCGAAGACCCTGCATGGCGTCGAGGCCACCTTCTGCAAGCAGCTCGCGCAGGCCTGCGAGACCACGGCGTCGAACACGGTCGCGGCCGCGCCGAAGGCGGAGCTGATCCATCCGGGCGTGATGAAGTACTTTCGCGAGATCGGGGTGGTGAAATAG
- a CDS encoding recombinase family protein — MSSDNQRYSTANQRNAIAEYASQHGHKIVASYIDAGKSGLSLRGRDALKNLVSDALAVQRKFEAILVVDVKDGPAFRIPTRPPTMSSFAGKLGYA; from the coding sequence ATGTCCTCCGATAACCAGCGCTACTCAACTGCAAATCAGCGGAATGCAATTGCCGAGTACGCGAGCCAGCACGGACACAAAATTGTGGCGTCATACATCGACGCCGGAAAAAGTGGACTGTCGCTAAGAGGCCGCGACGCACTCAAGAATCTGGTTAGCGATGCACTGGCGGTTCAGCGCAAATTCGAAGCGATCCTGGTTGTTGACGTCAAAGATGGGCCCGCTTTCAGAATCCCGACCAGGCCGCCCACTATGAGTTCCTTTGCAGGCAAGCTGGGGTACGCGTGA
- a CDS encoding tripartite tricarboxylate transporter substrate binding protein produces MLRILRNGVFGLAVLFGLFSASPPAAAAYPDRPVHWMIGFAAGGPVDIVARIMAQALSDRLGQQFIVENRAGSGGNIAAAAAINAPADGYTLLFVAPNNAISTSLYKKLPYDFLRDTVPVASIMQLTNMLVVSNAFPATTVQEFIDYCKANPGKISYASSGNGTSVHMSAELFKAMTKCDMIHVPYRGSAIAFPDIISNKVQLIFDNLPSALEQSRGGNVRALGVTSPQRWPTVPDVPAIAETVPGFESVGFYGISAPKGTPSEVIEILNKAVGEALKDPKVIARLTENGGIPKPMAPAEFGKLVADETEKWRKVVEFAGVSVD; encoded by the coding sequence ATGTTGCGAATTTTGCGTAACGGTGTTTTCGGGCTTGCAGTCCTGTTTGGTCTTTTCAGCGCCTCCCCTCCCGCCGCAGCCGCCTATCCCGACCGCCCCGTGCACTGGATGATCGGCTTTGCCGCCGGCGGCCCGGTCGACATCGTGGCGCGGATCATGGCGCAGGCGCTGTCGGATCGCCTCGGCCAGCAATTCATCGTCGAGAACCGCGCCGGCTCCGGCGGCAACATCGCAGCTGCGGCTGCGATCAACGCCCCGGCCGACGGCTACACGCTGCTGTTCGTCGCGCCCAACAACGCGATCTCGACCTCACTCTACAAGAAGCTGCCTTACGACTTCCTGCGCGATACCGTGCCGGTGGCGAGCATCATGCAGCTCACCAACATGCTGGTGGTCTCCAACGCGTTTCCGGCGACGACGGTCCAGGAGTTCATCGACTACTGCAAGGCCAATCCCGGAAAAATCTCCTATGCCTCGTCGGGCAACGGCACCTCGGTGCACATGTCGGCCGAGCTGTTCAAGGCGATGACCAAGTGCGACATGATCCACGTGCCCTATCGGGGCTCGGCGATCGCCTTCCCCGACATCATCTCCAACAAGGTGCAGCTGATCTTCGACAACCTCCCCTCCGCACTCGAGCAGTCGCGCGGCGGCAATGTCCGCGCGCTCGGCGTGACCTCGCCGCAGCGCTGGCCGACCGTGCCTGACGTGCCGGCGATCGCCGAGACCGTGCCCGGCTTCGAATCGGTCGGCTTCTACGGCATCTCCGCGCCGAAGGGCACGCCGAGCGAGGTGATCGAGATCCTCAACAAGGCCGTCGGCGAAGCGCTGAAGGACCCGAAGGTGATCGCGCGCCTGACCGAGAACGGCGGCATCCCGAAGCCAATGGCGCCGGCCGAGTTCGGCAAGCTGGTCGCGGACGAGACCGAGAAGTGGCGCAAGGTGGTGGAGTTCGCCGGGGTCTCGGTGGACTAG
- a CDS encoding molybdopterin-dependent oxidoreductase produces MMIVFCTKRTVLLLFLFAASAQAQTATSSAYLTVDGQVTTPLSFSEPDFQALPHTSITVTDSAGKSTTYSGVDLAVLLNKAGVPLKQDLKGADVAKYLHVQGADGFVAIISLPEFDNGTFLVADAQDGSPLPSGTGPLQVISPQEGRRSRWVKQLNLLQITKSSPQ; encoded by the coding sequence ATGATGATCGTGTTCTGTACGAAACGTACGGTGCTTCTCCTTTTTCTCTTTGCAGCAAGCGCGCAGGCGCAGACTGCAACGTCATCTGCTTATTTGACGGTAGATGGACAAGTGACGACTCCACTGTCCTTCTCTGAACCCGACTTTCAGGCACTTCCTCACACATCGATCACCGTCACGGATTCGGCCGGGAAAAGTACGACCTATTCAGGAGTTGACCTGGCTGTCCTTTTGAACAAAGCGGGGGTGCCGCTCAAGCAAGACCTGAAAGGTGCCGACGTCGCAAAATATCTCCACGTTCAAGGCGCTGATGGTTTCGTCGCGATTATTTCTCTGCCCGAGTTTGATAACGGCACGTTCCTGGTGGCAGATGCGCAAGATGGCTCCCCATTGCCGAGCGGGACCGGTCCTCTCCAGGTCATTTCACCTCAAGAAGGTCGTCGTAGCCGCTGGGTGAAACAACTGAACTTGCTGCAGATCACCAAATCTTCACCGCAATAG
- a CDS encoding HipA domain-containing protein, producing the protein MTSDPKFTEAYVWTWLPGQTKPVVAGLLSARGEQLLFNYGRSYIERKDAIALYQPELPLRSGILPLLAGLNMPNCIRDAAPDAWGRRVILNRKFGAREKEIDAGSLAELTFLLESGSDRIGALDFQASPSAYVAREGEGASLDELLNAAALVEQGTPLTPELDRALFHGSSIGGARPKATITSNDKKFIAKFSSQTDLYSVVKAEFIAMRLAAATGLRVAPVNLQRVAGKDILLIERFDRAKATDGWYRKAMVSALTLLELDEMMARYASYEQLATTIRHRFTEPKETLRELFSRIVFNVLCGNTDDHARNHAAFWDGTNLTLTPAYDICPQSRTGGEATQAMLILGQDRHSQIALCLKGAPSFLLNEADAVAIVVHQIKTIKDRWSAVCDEAALGQVDRNLFWRRQFLNPYAFIGAPQAITSLIS; encoded by the coding sequence ATGACTTCTGATCCCAAATTCACTGAGGCCTATGTCTGGACTTGGCTACCGGGCCAGACGAAACCGGTTGTTGCAGGACTTCTGTCGGCGCGTGGCGAACAGCTCCTGTTCAACTATGGACGGAGCTATATCGAGCGCAAGGACGCCATTGCGCTTTACCAGCCCGAATTGCCGCTGCGGAGCGGAATCCTTCCGCTTCTTGCGGGTCTGAACATGCCGAATTGTATTCGCGACGCCGCGCCCGACGCCTGGGGCCGGCGCGTGATCCTCAATCGCAAGTTCGGTGCCCGTGAGAAGGAGATTGACGCGGGCAGTCTTGCCGAGCTGACCTTTCTCCTCGAGTCAGGGTCGGATCGCATCGGCGCGCTCGATTTTCAAGCCTCGCCCTCCGCCTATGTCGCGCGTGAAGGCGAGGGCGCCTCTCTCGATGAGCTCTTGAATGCGGCGGCGCTCGTCGAACAAGGAACGCCGCTGACGCCCGAGCTCGACCGGGCTCTTTTCCACGGTAGCTCCATTGGCGGGGCGCGCCCGAAAGCGACGATTACCTCCAACGATAAGAAATTCATCGCGAAGTTTTCTTCGCAAACCGACCTCTATAGCGTGGTGAAGGCGGAATTCATCGCAATGCGCTTGGCCGCGGCGACCGGGCTTCGCGTCGCGCCTGTGAACCTTCAACGCGTGGCGGGCAAGGACATCCTCCTCATCGAGCGCTTCGATCGTGCGAAGGCTACCGACGGATGGTACCGCAAGGCCATGGTATCCGCCCTAACATTGCTTGAGCTGGACGAAATGATGGCCCGTTACGCCAGCTACGAACAGCTCGCCACGACCATCCGCCACCGTTTTACGGAACCCAAGGAGACGCTACGGGAGTTGTTTTCGCGCATTGTCTTCAACGTGCTCTGCGGCAACACGGATGACCATGCCCGAAATCACGCAGCCTTCTGGGACGGCACGAATCTGACGCTCACACCTGCCTATGATATTTGCCCGCAAAGCCGCACGGGCGGCGAGGCGACGCAAGCGATGCTTATATTGGGCCAGGATCGACACAGTCAGATTGCGCTCTGCCTGAAAGGCGCGCCATCGTTTCTTCTCAACGAGGCGGATGCCGTCGCGATTGTCGTGCATCAAATCAAGACCATCAAGGATCGCTGGTCGGCTGTTTGTGACGAAGCCGCGCTTGGACAAGTGGATCGAAACTTGTTTTGGCGCCGCCAGTTCCTGAATCCTTACGCCTTCATTGGCGCGCCGCAGGCCATAACGAGCCTGATCAGCTAG
- a CDS encoding helix-turn-helix transcriptional regulator, whose product MEFLTTSEAADYLRLGERKLYELVTNGAIPCTKVTGKWLFPRHELDLWVLSGLARPAGMLIAEPPPVVGGSQDELLDWSLRESGSGLGSMSEGSARGLERLQRDEVMAAAVHFHSLDADGNLAADASATALRDAPDLHDAVLVAFVRREQGLVLSPGNPKRLRGLSDVLALGARMAMRQQGTGAQMLLDVLLKRAGASTRDLHRVETPALTGPDLAEIVRAGQADCGVATRAAARSAGLDFVPLVWENFDLAMRQRSYFRPAMQALIRFLNERRLRQRAEELTGYDPSPAGQIRFAA is encoded by the coding sequence ATGGAATTCCTGACGACCAGCGAAGCCGCCGACTATCTCCGGCTCGGCGAACGCAAGCTCTACGAACTCGTCACCAACGGCGCGATCCCGTGCACCAAGGTGACCGGCAAGTGGCTCTTCCCGCGGCACGAGCTCGACCTCTGGGTGCTGTCCGGCCTCGCGCGTCCCGCCGGCATGCTGATCGCGGAGCCGCCGCCGGTCGTGGGCGGCAGCCAGGACGAGCTGCTGGATTGGAGCCTGCGCGAATCCGGCTCGGGCCTGGGATCGATGAGCGAGGGCAGCGCGCGCGGGCTCGAGCGCTTGCAGCGCGACGAGGTGATGGCGGCCGCGGTGCACTTCCACAGCCTCGACGCCGACGGCAATCTTGCCGCCGACGCCAGTGCGACGGCGCTGCGTGATGCGCCGGACCTGCATGATGCGGTGCTGGTCGCGTTCGTGCGCCGCGAGCAGGGGCTCGTGCTGTCGCCGGGCAACCCGAAGCGGCTGCGCGGCCTCTCCGACGTGCTCGCGCTCGGCGCCAGGATGGCGATGCGGCAACAGGGCACGGGCGCGCAGATGCTGCTCGACGTGCTGTTGAAGCGCGCCGGCGCCTCGACGCGGGATTTGCACCGGGTCGAGACGCCGGCCCTGACGGGTCCGGACCTCGCCGAGATCGTGCGCGCGGGACAGGCCGATTGCGGCGTCGCGACGCGGGCGGCGGCGCGCTCGGCCGGGCTCGATTTCGTGCCGCTGGTCTGGGAGAATTTCGATCTTGCGATGCGGCAGCGCAGCTATTTCCGCCCCGCCATGCAGGCTCTGATCCGGTTCCTGAACGAGCGGCGGCTGCGCCAGCGCGCCGAGGAGCTGACCGGCTATGATCCCTCGCCCGCAGGACAGATCCGCTTCGCAGCCTGA
- a CDS encoding helix-turn-helix transcriptional regulator: protein MAKIHHPISAYAADAAVLLGQLLRKARIERKMSTLNVAERAGISRGLLRRIEAGDPRSTIGAVFEVAAIVGVRLFDVEQATMSQAIESNREVMTLLPKSIRARRGEEVKDDF, encoded by the coding sequence ATGGCTAAGATCCATCATCCCATTTCTGCCTATGCCGCCGATGCTGCGGTGCTGCTTGGGCAGCTCCTGCGCAAGGCCCGCATCGAACGGAAGATGAGCACGCTCAATGTCGCGGAGCGGGCAGGGATCTCGCGCGGGCTGCTGCGGCGCATAGAGGCAGGCGACCCGCGATCCACAATTGGCGCTGTCTTTGAGGTCGCCGCGATTGTCGGCGTCAGGCTGTTCGACGTCGAGCAGGCGACAATGTCTCAGGCGATCGAAAGCAATCGCGAAGTCATGACGCTTCTGCCTAAATCCATTCGTGCCCGGCGGGGTGAAGAGGTCAAGGATGACTTCTGA